aaaaccaaTCTGATTTGATTAGGAGTTgtaaatcaaaatcaaaattatggATAAATGGAAGggtgaaagaaagagagaaaaatatcaaTGATCTATGATTCCGATATGTAAGGTCTATGAATCATCAGATAAAGGCTAATGTACTAAAGCATCAATACCAATTGATCTATAATGAAACTAATTCattcataaaacaaaaaatcaaGAGCCTCGAGCCAATAAAGACTGAGAAGATTGACTCaagaacaaatcaaattaGAGGCTCCATTGTAAAATTAAGACCTAACCATTAATGGAGAAGGATGGGAACGACGGAACCTGTAAATACATAAgattttattgaaaacaaatctTAATGATTTATTGGGAGGATAGcgaaaggaaccaaaagacaaTCCATTTATTCTGAAGGATCGTGGATTAGCTctacaaaacaaataaaataaatattgaaagagTAAATATTCGCCCGCgaaattttttagattattggatttctaaattttagcGATCtgatatcataattataataaaaaatatatatatatatatatatataccaatttctatttctattctaataatctaataaaatagaaaataatctaataaataaattagaaatagattagattaagtaaataaattaagtgaaATCTCAAAGAATCCCATGATTTAgtatattattcatcaaacacatatatatacatttcatTCATGAGGAGCTGGATGAGAAGAAACTCTCATGTCCGGTTCTGTAGTAGAGATGGAATTGAGAAACAACCATCAACTATAACCCAAAAAGAACCCGATTCCGTAAACAACATAGAGGAAGAATGAAAGGAATAGCTTTTCGAGGTAATCGTATTTGTTTCGGCAAATATGCTCTTCAGGCACTTGAACCCGCTTGGATTACATCTAGACAAATAGAAGCGGGACGACGGGCAATGACACGAAATGCACGCCGCGGTGGAAAAATATGGGTACGCATATTTCCCGACAAACCAGTTACTTTAAGACCTACGGAAACACGTATGGGTTCGGGGAAAGGATCTCCTGAATATTGGGTGGCTGTCGTTAAACCAGGTAGAATACTTTATGAAATGAGTGGAGTAGCAGAAAATATAGCAAGAAGGGCTATTTCAATAGCAGCATCAAAAATGCCTATACGAACTCAATTCATTATTTCGGGATAGGAATATAGAACTAAAGGAAAAGACTTTGTTTTGGGGTGCTAAAATAAATCGAaagttttttttgttttggacaaacaatatatctttttttcccttgcattaaaaataacagataaaaaaaaaatgatatgatCCAATCTCAGACCCATTTGAATGTAGCAGATAACAGCGGAGCCTGAGAATTAATGTGTATTCGAATCATAGGGACTAGTAATCGCCGATATGCTCATATTGGTGACGTTATTGTTGCTGTGATCAAGGAAGCGGCACCAAATTCACCTCTAGAAAGATCAGAAGTAATCAGAGCTGTAATTGTACGTACTTGTAAAGAACTCAAACGTGATAACGGTATGATAATACGATATGATGACAATGCTGCAGTTGTCATTGATCAAGAAGGAAACTAAAGGGAACTCGAATTTTGGTGCAATCGCCTGAGAATTGAGACagttaaattttactaaaatagtTTCATTAGCGCCTgaagtattataaaataaaaattctaaataaaatagaagataataccatttaaaattaagatgaGACCATGATACAGTTCTAGTATATAgttatagtatttttatatagtttttattgtatagttatagtatttgaataaaatgaaatagaatttCATTAGTAAATTGTGTTTCACGCATATacctttaataaaataagtaattcaaaaaaaaaaaaaggaaaaaaaaaagtatgttGATTATATCAAAACTAGagagaaattcaaaatttagttTATCATGGGCAGGGATCCTATTGCTGAGATAATAACCTCTATACGAAATGCTGACATGAATAGAAAAGGAACCGTTCGAATAGCATTCACTAACATCACTGaaaacattattaaaatacttttacgAGAAGGTTTTATTGAAAATGTCAGGAAACACCAGGAAGGCAACAAAAAATTTTTGGTTTTAACCCTACGACATAGAAGGAAGAGGAAGGGACCCTATAGAACTAGTCTAAATTTAAAACGGATTAGCCGACCTGGTCTACGAATCTATTCTAACTATCAAAAATTCCTAGAATTTTGGGCGGATGGTATTGTATTCTTCTACTCTCGGGGTATAATGACCGACCGAGAAGCTCGACTAGAAAGAATCGGTGGAGAAATCTTGTGTTATATATGGTAATCTTTCGGATATCCGAATTGTATCCCAACTTCTTatttgtgaaaaaaaaaaaaagagaaagaagaggtTTCTAATATCATTCCTATTACATTAATTGATACTTGAAGGGGATTTTAGATGGaatgaaagaacaaaaaatgGATTCAATTTGGGAAGGTTAAATTTCTGAATCA
The Ricinus communis isolate WT05 ecotype wild-type unplaced genomic scaffold, ASM1957865v1 Ctg18, whole genome shotgun sequence DNA segment above includes these coding regions:
- the LOC125368765 gene encoding 50S ribosomal protein L14, chloroplastic-like; this translates as MTRNARRGGKIWVRIFPDKPVTLRPTETRMGSGKGSPEYWVAVVKPGTSNRRYAHIGDVIVAVIKEAAPNSPLERSEVIRAVIVRTCKELKRDNGMIIRYDDNAAVVIDQEGN